TTGCTCGTATGACTCCAAATACCGCGAAGTGATAATTTTTGCGTTACCTTGTAATACTTCACTGTAGACCTTGGATCTAACATCGGCAGTGAGTGCTGTCTCCCatatcattttcttcaaacttttTAAAGAAGACTTGCGTGTAATATCCCTATCTAACAGCAGAATAAACTTTTGCTTATTTGTCTCATCCCTTATCATCCTTTGTTCACGCTCCGACGTTCTGTCAAGCTGGTCGATGGACGCCATGCTCATGCTTTTGGATATCTGCTTCTCATGCGCTCTCTTCTCGGCCACGTCCTTCGGTGGTAACCAGCTCGGTCTTGAGTGACTCATCATGTCCAATTTATCCTTCGATATCAAGATCAAATCCTCCAGGCCTTCATCACTAGCTTGCTTCAATTCGATAGGTAAGACGTCCGCCGAATTCGTTCTTTCGGTCAATTTCGATTTAGACAAGGTACTCGAGCTTTGAATGTATACATCGGACAGGTTTTTTGTCGTATTTTTAATGTACTGGAAATCTGAAACCCGATTGATACCAGGAATAGGTGACGTTGGcatttggaagaaatcgaGACTACCAAAAGTCGTTTTTTCATTGGCGAAGGAGTTGTCCGGggttttcaagttcttgttATACATGGACGGGTTGTTGTCTTTTTGAGGTGTAACGTTCAGTTCACTTTGATCCCTTGGTCCGCTTTGCAACCTATTTGGTTGATGATTCATCACATGCTTATGTTTAGGTCCAGATGAAGTTAAAAACGCACTAGTTGAGAAGGATGCCATTGGTATATTCCATATCAAAGAATCGTCAATATCCCCCTCTTGCAAATCTACCACagggtcttgttcgtcGTAGAACCTCtcctttttcttgatcGATTTTCTCAGCGAGGTTTCAGTCTGCTCTTTACGAAGTCTGTAACGTTGGGAAGCAGTTAACGGAATCTTATTTGGTAAAATTGCTGTTGTACTGTTGGAATGACCATATatgtttgtgtttgtggtTCCTGCCGTAATCGGACCACCGTTGCTGAACGATTTCGATTGGTTGTAACCGGTATTCGTTTCATTCAACTGGTACGGCCTTGAGATCTGTTGCAGAATCGGCTCGCTGCCATTAGCGTGACGATAAGAACTCTGCTTCAAAGTGGTCGCCGACCCATCTGCATTATTCTTGAATATAAGTTTGGTTCTCAAAGGTGATGACTGTAGGGACTTCTCACTCGCGGAAGATACTGATAGCACATCGCCGTTGTTTGGGGTGTGTATATCAATGTCGATATTGCTTtgattcatcatcaaagtAGAATTACCTTCGGAAATCGTGGAGTTTCTGTCCCTCACATTACTTTTACTTATACCCAATGCCTCAAACTCGTGTTCAATAGATGACCTCCCCGAGTCGTAATCAGAAGAGGGAGACGAAAACAATTCTGAGGTTTTTGTGCCAATGGAATCATCAGAGATAGGCCTGTCGTTTCTCATCATGAAGCGTTTGTTGGGAGGCGAGAATTCGTCAAAAGATGCCAACTCGTTTTCCATCTTCATTTTGTTTGTATCCAGGGGAGTGCCAATCTCCGCTTTCATATTACTGAACTTCGACGACAGATTTTCACTCGGCCTGCGTTGATTTCCCAGTCCCAATGGGAGCCCTATTTTGGGGGACGTGGGCGACAGTCGTGTCCCAGTGGCGTTACTCTGATTCTTGGAAATGACTAAAGTCCTCAACGAAACCTCGTTGTACTGGGTTTTTGGAAAAGTGTTTTGTTTCAGACCACTTCCGCGACTTGTGGCATCCATTTTGTATGATATAATAAGCGAATGTCAGCCCTATTGTTTTGCTGCTTAGGGGTTACAGATGGGTGGTTTCAAGCTAGAAAAGGCTTCAAAACTTGTACGCCAAGAGAGTCTATCAGAACCTCAAATGGCTCTCTTGATtttgtccaatttttttttgtattcaAAATACTGGTGGAAACAATGCCGACAAAATGCGTTGAAAAGTGCTGGGATGCCGCAAAAATACTCAAAGTCAACCGACTTACTTCACAATGTTGCCCTAACGTTAAAGTTTCGTTCCACAACAATTAAATTGATGCAGATGACGATCACAGACACGAACGTTCCAAGATCATGTCAAAACGCTCCTGCATCTTTCCACTTTCGAAtctatttatttttttctttcatttttttttgcgatttttctttctcgaACAAGACGAATGCGCGCCAAGAAGTGAAGAGAAGATGCAGTAACCAACCGGGCTACGCAGGCTGTGTTTGATCGTGCGGTATGTGCGATCCCTACCGGAGGTTGGGGGCTGGGGAGGTTATTATgcagaagagggaaaaaaatgttgagTGAAAAGAGTATATATGTGATGCGCAGTACGTTATGTATTGTACTTCGCTTCTATGTAGGAGCATGCGTTTGTTCAGTGTCTTGCTACTTGTCTTCTACATCGCTGACTGTTGCCAAGGGAGCTGCGATGCTGCCACTGCTGTTGTTATTCTTGACCTCGTTGCCGTTCAGTGCAGAAGATACGGAGTTACCGGTGTTGGCGGACGTTGCTGATTCTAGCTGTGTCTTTAGCGTGTTCTCAATAACTGGGAGCCCCGTTTCGAACATCTGGAGTAGAATATTTAGTTCTTCTAGAACTTGTGGTTTGCGGTCCATGTGGCGTTTGACACCGGACCCCATCCCGAACGAGCTTACATCTTGGAACATATCCATCCGCAAAATGGTGGGAGGCGGAAGCATCACGTGGGGATCCCCCATCGTAGCGGCCATTGTTGCAGACCCCGGATTCGACGAGTTGTTAGATATACTTGTTGGCCCTCCTGGGTGAGAAAATGCATTGAGTTCCGACGCAGTGGCACTTCCAGTAGCGCCGACCGCAGCGTTCAACACCGAATGACTCGTTGAGGGATGGTTCGCGGTATATtcgttgttcaaagaattcTTCCTGTGGGATACACTTGGGCTTCTCTTGACCTTGCCTAAATTAGCTGCACCGTTCAACGCACTTCCGAAATCCATGTGCTTTTCGCTTATGGGCGTCATGGACACAGGGTTCTTCTTTGCTGAACTTGTGTTCACGCCAAATTGGTTGATATTCTCATTGCCTGGCACCCCTGCAGCGCTATTAGCTATGGGATCTAGTAGTTTATTCCTAGCAATTGTGGTCGGTAACGGCATTTGTAGTTTTAGATTGGGAttattcttcttgaagtcgaCATTTACCCTCGTAGGCTCCTTTTCAGAGACTGTCGGTTTCACCACAGACGGGCTGGTGGACGTTAAGTTTGCGGAACTGCCACTACTATTGTGCGGTGCGTTTAGCGGATGCAGTAGCAAATCTTTACTCTCGTTTACACCAGTCATGGGTCTCATGGTGGGCGGGGCGCCCAAATTGGAGGCCGGGTTTGTCCCGTTTGCGTTGGTTGGTGATGAACCAACTCGTTTGTTTGGGGACCCAGTGGCAGAAAGAAGTACCTTCGCCGGTGACGGCGTCCGTTTGTGTACATTAGAAGCAGAGATGTTGTTATAACCGGAGGTAGCCCGAGAGATATCATCGGTGGCCGAGTTTGATGCGCCAGTTGTTTCGCTTTCGTTGATCCGCGGGCTTgacttgttgttgttaaCGGTCAATCTTCTTACTAACCCGGGCGGTTGCTGATATGATAGCGGCGTAAGTGAAACTGTAGATGACCTTGGTTTCGTCTTTTGATCTGTAGATGTGGATATCGTTCCATCAGGTAACTCCTCTGGTATTTCGATCTCAACTGCCGTGGGTGCGGACGTTATTGCGCTCTGCGGTCCCTTAGACGGtttgttgaattttgttTGTAAGACTGGGAGAGAGGGTGTGCTCTGTGTGTAGTATGGATTTGGGTTTCCACTAGGTCTCGATGCTGGATGCTGTGTGGTCTTTTCTACAGTAATGTCTTCCTTTAGAGTCCCCAAGACGGATGCAGAGTTAGTGGCTGATATTCGCGGTATTTCAGGTTCGCAACTTTCTACCTCTTTAATACCATCACTACCTTCAAACAAGTCTAGCAACTGTTTGGGCGCTTTAGTTTCAATTCTTCTACTCGTATTTGCGTTCGTATTAAATGTACTCGAACTGATTTTACTCTTGGAATGAAGCTGAGTCCCCGTCCCAGGAAGTGGTTTACTATGGTAATTCCCGGTATTGGTTGCTTGCTGTGGTGCATTTAGAGTGGAAGCATGATACATGGTAGTAGGTATTCCTTCCCCAATGGTGGTGCCCTGGAAAAAGCTTTTCGTAATATTTCCTGTCTGATAATAAGAGAATTGCTCCTCTTCTGGGTATGCATAATTGAATTGATCATGAGCCTCTGAAACCCATTCGCTATTTTCCTCTGGAATTGCGTCCACGTTAATGTTGTTCTCCAAGATGTACTCTGCTGAGCTTAAGGAATCAAAATCCCACTTGAAATCCAATTGCGAATTCTCTGTGTTATCCGAAGACTCTGCAACAACTGGAGTTTCCGACTGTTTTTGTCTCTTGTTATTATCATCATCGACACCGATAACGCTTTCCctattatttttatctCTGAACAATAGATATCTTGTTATCAGCTCTTTCAGAACGATAGTGGGGGTCGTTTTATGCGCTTTTATGAATTTAGACTTTAACAATTCGTCAGCTGACAGTCTTTCGTTTGGATCTTCATCCAAACATAATGCAATAAACTCTTTTATGAGTGGGGTATAGTTTCTACCTTCTAATCTGGGTGGTTTCGACTTAGTGATCAGTTGCATCGCTCGAAGCGCTTCCACATCACAGTAGGGCGGATTCCCAGTAGAAATTTCATAGGCAGTAATACCGAGCGACCATATGTCGACTTTTGTATCATAGTAGACACCTTCCATGATAACTTCAGGCGCCATCCAGTACGGTGTCCCAGCCATTGTTTGTCTTCGAAGTGTTCTTTGGTTTAGCTGTGCAGCTACCCCGAAATCACATAGTTTCACACCACCTTCATTGGTTATCAACACGTTGGCAGCCTTTATATCCCTGTGTATAATGTTGTCCTTGTGAATGAATTTCAAGGCAACCAACAACTCTCGCATTATCACGccaatatatttttcatcGATTTTCCCCGGTCGAAGCAGTGACCGAAGGGACCCACCAGCACAGTATTCCATAATGATCCAAAGACTtgtgttcttcaagtaggATCCATAGTATCTTGTAACGTTTGGTAGTTGTTTCAAAGAAGCCAAAAATTGTATTTCTCGCTGCACATCCTCTAcctcatcctcgtctgAATCCAAATTCAACACTTTTATTGCGTAAACGTGTTTCGTCCTCAAGTTGTAACCTTTATAGACAACACCAAACTTACCTTTTCCGATGACTTCCGTTCGTCTAAAGGCAGCGTTGATATCGTCatctttcttcttggggGCACTTCTCGTACTCGTTACAGCCGTATGAGTGGGGTGTTCCCCTGTATTGCTCGTCGCACCTTCGGGCACCATTTTTCTCATCATCCTTCACAGCTCTTCACCTCTTCAAATCTAAGTTTCAAGCAATACAGGACTGAGCCGTCGTCTTCTCAAATAGAGTTCAATAAGTCGCTGAAATTTCTATtaaaagaacaaaaaaccAATCTCCAATATTCCTTTTTCTATGGCCATAGATGTCAGGATTAACAGCACCAATATCCTATTTTTTCTCGTTCC
The genomic region above belongs to Huiozyma naganishii CBS 8797 chromosome 2, complete genome and contains:
- the SBE22 gene encoding Sbe22p (similar to Saccharomyces cerevisiae SBE2 (YDR351W) and SBE22 (YHR103W); ancestral locus Anc_5.407), which produces MDATSRGSGLKQNTFPKTQYNEVSLRTLVISKNQSNATGTRLSPTSPKIGLPLGLGNQRRPSENLSSKFSNMKAEIGTPLDTNKMKMENELASFDEFSPPNKRFMMRNDRPISDDSIGTKTSELFSSPSSDYDSGRSSIEHEFEALGISKSNVRDRNSTISEGNSTLMMNQSNIDIDIHTPNNGDVLSVSSASEKSLQSSPLRTKLIFKNNADGSATTLKQSSYRHANGSEPILQQISRPYQLNETNTGYNQSKSFSNGGPITAGTTNTNIYGHSNSTTAILPNKIPLTASQRYRLRKEQTETSLRKSIKKKERFYDEQDPVVDLQEGDIDDSLIWNIPMASFSTSAFLTSSGPKHKHVMNHQPNRLQSGPRDQSELNVTPQKDNNPSMYNKNLKTPDNSFANEKTTFGSLDFFQMPTSPIPGINRVSDFQYIKNTTKNLSDVYIQSSSTLSKSKLTERTNSADVLPIELKQASDEGLEDLILISKDKLDMMSHSRPSWLPPKDVAEKRAHEKQISKSMSMASIDQLDRTSEREQRMIRDETNKQKFILLLDRDITRKSSLKSLKKMIWETALTADVRSKVYSEVLQGNAKIITSRYLESYEQVLQLINKMDFPKNKELEIDQSINRVIRTKRNGEDEISKDLMLMLQLKSISSAGLLPGDELLFHHFLSDESFGSLKDVWEAVNLIQLACFNDVCQEQYDEKIVSPKSIMGSYLLRTDDFKDEFNQDCLNFNTWWNVLERVDHTLFMWIMDIIVVHNGQPFSNSPVNPEMFAKKPWEYYRSAKVISNYKILLSFSLNILLNYHFGFMDMKSLATQDDSNFCIPIPMTELIDMENVNSIFVRKWLHYYKKF
- the KIC1 gene encoding putative serine/threonine protein kinase KIC1 (similar to Saccharomyces cerevisiae KIC1 (YHR102W); ancestral locus Anc_5.406), which translates into the protein MMRKMVPEGATSNTGEHPTHTAVTSTRSAPKKKDDDINAAFRRTEVIGKGKFGVVYKGYNLRTKHVYAIKVLNLDSDEDEVEDVQREIQFLASLKQLPNVTRYYGSYLKNTSLWIIMEYCAGGSLRSLLRPGKIDEKYIGVIMRELLVALKFIHKDNIIHRDIKAANVLITNEGGVKLCDFGVAAQLNQRTLRRQTMAGTPYWMAPEVIMEGVYYDTKVDIWSLGITAYEISTGNPPYCDVEALRAMQLITKSKPPRLEGRNYTPLIKEFIALCLDEDPNERLSADELLKSKFIKAHKTTPTIVLKELITRYLLFRDKNNRESVIGVDDDNNKRQKQSETPVVAESSDNTENSQLDFKWDFDSLSSAEYILENNINVDAIPEENSEWVSEAHDQFNYAYPEEEQFSYYQTGNITKSFFQGTTIGEGIPTTMYHASTLNAPQQATNTGNYHSKPLPGTGTQLHSKSKISSSTFNTNANTSRRIETKAPKQLLDLFEGSDGIKEVESCEPEIPRISATNSASVLGTLKEDITVEKTTQHPASRPSGNPNPYYTQSTPSLPVLQTKFNKPSKGPQSAITSAPTAVEIEIPEELPDGTISTSTDQKTKPRSSTVSLTPLSYQQPPGLVRRLTVNNNKSSPRINESETTGASNSATDDISRATSGYNNISASNVHKRTPSPAKVLLSATGSPNKRVGSSPTNANGTNPASNLGAPPTMRPMTGVNESKDLLLHPLNAPHNSSGSSANLTSTSPSVVKPTVSEKEPTRVNVDFKKNNPNLKLQMPLPTTIARNKLLDPIANSAAGVPGNENINQFGVNTSSAKKNPVSMTPISEKHMDFGSALNGAANLGKVKRSPSVSHRKNSLNNEYTANHPSTSHSVLNAAVGATGSATASELNAFSHPGGPTSISNNSSNPGSATMAATMGDPHVMLPPPTILRMDMFQDVSSFGMGSGVKRHMDRKPQVLEELNILLQMFETGLPVIENTLKTQLESATSANTGNSVSSALNGNEVKNNNSSGSIAAPLATVSDVEDK